In Deltaproteobacteria bacterium, a single genomic region encodes these proteins:
- a CDS encoding TPM domain-containing protein, producing MTVMVLFSLISSSCCEALPSFPAAVGPVNDFAGIIPADSEERMNRLSQEVLEKTGTAIVVATVEDTGDNEPAMYANELYQAWGIGKKGEDKGILILLAVQERQIRIETGYGVEGILPDGLVGKILDRFVIPALKEGDYGTGMENAVSVIARVVARDAGVTLTGNPSAKTMSPGSHSARGNILPPIILFLLIIALLGTRQGRAMLPYLMILLLSGGRRGGGGGFGGFGGGYGGFGGGASGGGGAGRGF from the coding sequence GTGACTGTTATGGTCCTTTTTTCTTTGATTTCCTCTTCCTGTTGCGAGGCGCTTCCCTCGTTTCCTGCCGCCGTGGGTCCGGTTAATGACTTTGCCGGCATCATCCCGGCGGATTCGGAGGAACGAATGAACCGTTTGTCACAGGAAGTGCTCGAGAAGACCGGAACGGCCATAGTGGTAGCAACGGTCGAGGACACGGGAGACAATGAACCCGCCATGTACGCCAATGAACTCTATCAGGCATGGGGGATCGGGAAAAAAGGCGAAGACAAGGGGATCCTGATTCTTCTTGCCGTTCAGGAAAGACAAATCCGGATCGAAACGGGTTACGGCGTGGAGGGCATTTTGCCGGACGGCCTGGTCGGAAAAATCCTGGATCGCTTCGTGATTCCCGCCTTGAAAGAAGGAGATTACGGAACAGGAATGGAGAATGCCGTTTCAGTTATTGCGCGGGTGGTGGCCAGGGATGCGGGTGTGACCCTCACAGGAAACCCGTCGGCCAAGACGATGTCTCCCGGCAGTCATAGTGCACGGGGGAATATTTTACCCCCGATCATTTTGTTTCTCCTTATCATCGCCCTTCTGGGAACAAGGCAGGGCCGGGCGATGCTGCCTTACCTGATGATTCTCTTGCTCAGCGGCGGACGAAGAGGAGGGGGCGGGGGATTTGGCGGCTTCGGCGGGGGCTACGGTGGTTTCGGTGGTGGAGCGAGTGGCGGCGGTGGTGCCGGCCGCGGTTTTTAA